The Paenibacillus swuensis genome contains the following window.
GTGTATACGGAGCAAGACTCCTATCTGAAGAAGATAGAGAAGGAATTTAAAGCCTACGAGTTATTGGGCATTCCCCGCCGTTATGAGCAACAAACCCCGCTGCCTTTCGAGACCAAAGCGGCTGTCGTGATGGAAAAGCAGGCTCAATTCGACCCGGTTCCCTTTCTGACTCATCTCGTTCAGCACATTCAGAGACTTGGCGGTCAGATTTATGAGAATACCACGGTCACGGATGTGGACAAAGGGCCACAACCCTCCGTGCACACGAAAGACGGCTTTACCGTGAAATGCGGTCATACGGTTGTGGCTTCCCACTTTCCGTTTAATGACATGAACGGCTTTTACTTCGCCAAGCTTCACGCGGAGCGCTCTTACATCCTGGCGGTCAAGACGGCGAAGCCTTACCCCGGCGGGATGTACATCAGCGCCGAAACCCCAAAACGGACACTTCGTTCGGTGCAAATTCACGGGGAGTCCGCCGTTATTATCGGTGGCGAAGGCCATAAAACCGGTGAGGGCATATGCACGTTTCAATACTATGAAGCTTTAGAGAAATTCAGCAGAGATACGTTTGGCGTCCATGAAATTCCTTATCGCTGGTCTGCGCAGGATCTTTACTCGCTGGACAAAATGCCCTATATCGGTCGCATGCTGGACGGGCATCCCAATATTCTTGTGGCTACCGGTTACAAAAAGTGGGGCATGACGACAAGCGTCGTTTCCGCGTTGCTCAATACGAAGCTGATTATGGGCGAAGAAACGCCTTATGAGGAGCTCTTCACGCCGAAACGGTTCCATGCCGATCCGGATATTAAAACCTTTGTCACCGAAGCCGTTAGCGTCGCGGGACATCTTGTGGCGGGTAAATTGGAGATTACACATAAAGACCCCGAAGAGTTGAAACCGGACGAAGGATCGGTTGTCAGAATTCGCGGCCGCAGAGCAGGCGCATATCGGGATGCGCAAGGAGCGCTTCATCTGGTGGATACGACCTGTACGCATATGGGTTGTGAAGTAGGCTGGAATGAGGCCGAGCGATCCTGGGATTGTCCTTGTCACGGTTCAAGATACACTTACGACGGTGAAGTAATTGAAGGCCCCGCTATGAAAGCTTTAGGTAAAGTGGAGCTTTAATCAAATTAAGAAAGCCCCGGGCAGAAGGAATATCCTTCCGCTTGGGGCTTTTCATTTACATAGAAAGATATGCGGCCGGAATAGGTGGGTTGTGTGCAAAATCTGTCGTAAACTATTGGGTTTCTCACCCCATGAATTGACATTTTTCCCGCGGCACTTCAGGTATAATATTTTTTATCGCTTCATTACTTTACATAGGGAGGAAGATTAATCGCATGAATCCTGACAAGTTGTTGCACATTGAAGCCGCGTGTTTAAACCCGCAAGACGCCATCCTGTTTCGTTTATATTTGGAGGGTGTCGAAATTCATGAAATGATTTACTTAAAGAGTATATCCCTGGACCCGGTTAATCGGATCCTTAAAATCAGCAATGCTTCCGGACGAACTCGCGAACTTACGGTCAGCGCCAAATGCGTTGCATTATATCAAAAAGCTCTGCACCAAGCCTATTATATTTCGGAGACCCGCACGGAAATGATTCCTCTGATGAAATCCGCCTTCTTATTGAAAGCGAGTATATACGATTATAAAGCGCTCGAAGGGAATCTGGAGGACATGGATGCCGTCATTCTTCGGACCATTGACCGCAGGCTCCATGATCTGTCTCAGATTCATTCCTATCCAGAGTTAACTTACCTTCCTTCAGGTTTACAGATGTTACAACAAACGGTATAAGTGTTCAAAGCCCCTGCTTCAGGGGCTTTTTCGTTATGTAGAGCGCACCGCATAATGCCGAAGAATCCAATATCTTACACTGGACAGAAGAATGCCCATACTGATTCCGGAAATGGTGGAAACAACGATAATACCAATCGTATTGGTGCTAGCCGTGAACGTGAGTTTCAAGGCTACAGTGATTATCGTGATTAACATGACCAGCAGCCAGTATCGGAGCTTCGTGTGAGGCCTCTGTCTGTCGGAAGCCGTTGTAAGCTTGGTGCGTTTAAGGAGATTGATGAGAAACCAAGCTTCCAGCGTTAAACCGATCAATGACAGGGTATGCTGTAGTAACTTGTACACGGGGAAGCCGGCTATGGTCTGCTGTAGAAAGCTGTATTTAGTAACAAAAGATCCGGATTTATGGGTAAACGCATCTAGTCCTATATGGGAGTAGAAACCTATCACAACGCAGATGAGAAATACAAAAGCAGCTTTCAGATTGCCGAATTTCCGATGTTCATTCATCTTGATCCATTGGCGTGTTTTGAGATCTGTATTGTATAAGGAAGGTAAATGTTCAGCTAACGGAATCTTGATGATGTAATGAAACAAGCATGCAAACAGGATGCTTAACGGAATACCTTGGAACAGAAGCCCTGTGGCAGAGTGACCAATGGACTGGAACGGCTCCAGAGCTATGAAATATTCATAATCGGGCGACATACTGCCCAGAATAAGACCTGTTAAGCTTATGTAACTCGGCTGCAGCCATTTGAGCGGCGCAATGTATAGAGGGTGTGCAAACGTAAAGGGCATAATCTTTCCTTTCTAGCAACGAATTGTATCCATGATAACATATTGAGGAGCCGCAATCTCCAACCCATCTGACTACACTTCACTTCGGTTGACAAAAGGGTCCGGGGAATTTAAAATTATAGAATTGTACTTATTTAGGAAGGAAGTATGCACTATGACCGAGCAAAGCAACTATCAAATTCTGCTTTATTATAAATTTGTCAACATTCCCGATGCTGAACAATATGCCGCGGATCATCTCGCCTTCTGCAAGGAATTACAGCTGAAGGGCCGCATCCTGATTGCCGACGAGGGCATCAACGGCACGGTTTCGGGAACTCTTGAGCAGACAGAGCAATATATGCGGGACATGCATGCCAATCCCCTGTTTGCCGATATGGTATTTAAAGTGGATCCGTCGGAAGGCCATGCGTTCCAGAAAATATTCGTTCGCTACAAGAAAGAACTTGTCACGTTGCGTTATGAAGAACCGCTGGATCCTAACGCGCTCAGCGGACACCGGTTAAAGCCTAAAGAATTTCATGATTATCTGCTGAGGGATGATGTCATTGTGCTGGATGGCCGGAATGATTATGAATATGATCTTGGTCATTTCCGCAATGCCATTCGACCGGATGTTGAGACTTTTAAAGAGTTCCCTCAATGGATCAGAGAACATATGGATGACTTCAAGGATAAGACCGTTCTAACCTATTGCACGGGCGGAATACGTTGTGAGAAGCTGACAGGCGTCCTGTTGAACGAAGGCTTTAAAGATGTATACCAGCTTGACGGCGGCATTGTCACATACGGCAAAGACGAGGAAGTGAAAGGCCGGTTGTTCGACGGCAAATGCTATGTGTTCGACGAGCGCATTTCCGTGCCGATCAACCGCACGGATGAGGACATTGTCGTAGGTAAGTGCTACCATTGCCACAAGCCTGCCGATCATTACATCAATTGCGGCGATGACACTTGTCACCGTCAGCACATCGTCTGTGAAGAGTGCGCGGAATCGCATGAAGGCTTCTGTTCCCCGGAATGCCAAGAGCACGAAATGCAACGTATTACACAAGGTTAGGTTCATAGGATTCGGGAAGCTGTGCGATCTTCATCGTACAGCTTCTTTTTTTCTGCGTAGACAGAATTCCTCTCCATCAAGTACTATGGAATCCAATCCTCCGTGAAAGGAATGTGATGGCGTTGGCATCTGTATTTAGGGGAAGTCCCTCCTTGCGCACTAAATTTATACTGATCCTGCTGATGGTTGTCACTTTGCCGTTTGCTTTGAGCGGTATGTTGACTTATCGGAAATACATCGGCGATGTGGAAGGGAAAACCAAAGTATTTACGCATCAGATTGTGGACCAGATGAGGTTGAACCTGGATCGTTATGTTCATGATATTGATCGTTTAACGGTACTTCCGTTCTACAACAACCAAGTTATGCAAACGCTTTATCGACATGACCGCAAGCCGGGTCCCGCTCCTTACATCTCTGCTGAGGAATCCGGGATCATGAACCTGTTTATCTCCGCGCTGACCATCGACCGGCCCGAGATCAGAAGTATCACGATGTTCGCGAACGACGGGAGTTTATTTACGAATCTGAATCACACCGTGGAGCCGCGATGGTCACCTGAAGAAGAGATATGGGTCAAATCCGTTATGGCGGCTGAAGGCGCGCTGGTGATTCTCCCTCCGCACAAGACCGGCTATTATTACGACGCCCCCGCTCAAGAAGTGGTATCTTTAGCCCGATTAATTCGGGATCCCAACACAAAGCGCCATCTGGGTATGATAAAGGTGGATTTAAAAACGGACGGATTTAAAGAGATGATATCCGTTATGAATTACAGGCCCTCCAATCATATTTTTATTCTGGACGGGAATAACCGGCTCTTATATCCTCTGACCGCCCAAGGGACCGCGCTGCCTGATTTCTCCGGCACAGATGAGACAGTGCGGTACGGGAAAGAACACTATGTAATCTCTTCCGTTACTTCCGGGGAAACCGGGATTACGGTCGCAGGGTTAAGTCCGGTTATCGAACTTCGGTCCGGCGCGCGCGAATTGACAGCGTATACTGCTCTTATTTCACTCGTTGCCCTGATTCTGGCGTATATTCTTTCGGTTGTCATGGCGGACAGGCTGGTCAAACCGATTAAATACCTGTTATTTACGATGCGAAAAGTACAACGAGGTTCATTGGAAGTCAGATCCACCATACAGAACGATGATGAAATCGGTCAGTTATCAGCGGCCTTTAATAAAATGTTGGATGAGGTACAGCGGCTCGTACGAGAAGTATTCGAGACTAAACTTCGCGAGCGGGATGCCGAACTCTCCGCCTTGCAAAGTCAGATGAATCCTCATTTCATGTATAACACGTTAGAAACGATGAATATGATGGCCCTCGGCCGTAACCACTACGAGCTCTCTGAAGTGATTCATTCCCTTGGCAACATGCTGCGTTATACCGTGGACCGGGAAGTAAGAACGGTTCGGATGCGCGATGAATTGGAGTTTGTAGAGTCTTATGTGGACATCCAAAGTCAACGGCTTGGAGCCCGGCTTCGCTTTCAGATGAACGTGGATTCATCACTGGAAAAGTGCGTCGTACCTAAACTGATCCTCCAACCATTCGTTGAAAATGTCATAGAACACGGTCTTCCCGAACACGGTTCCATCGAGCTAATCGTATCAGCACAGGTGCTGGATGAAGGATTATTCATTGACGTGGAAGATGACGGGATCGGCATCCCCGAAGAGATTATACAGAAGTTGGAGGATCT
Protein-coding sequences here:
- a CDS encoding FAD-dependent oxidoreductase encodes the protein MNSTFDAFPQFPESYWLNASPLQEFPKLQENIQADVVIVGAGITGITTAYLLANRGVKVALIEAGRILHGTTGHTTAKITAQHDLIYDEYISHFGQEKSKLYYEANNEALQWIEGIVREHQIDCQFQVEDAYVYTEQDSYLKKIEKEFKAYELLGIPRRYEQQTPLPFETKAAVVMEKQAQFDPVPFLTHLVQHIQRLGGQIYENTTVTDVDKGPQPSVHTKDGFTVKCGHTVVASHFPFNDMNGFYFAKLHAERSYILAVKTAKPYPGGMYISAETPKRTLRSVQIHGESAVIIGGEGHKTGEGICTFQYYEALEKFSRDTFGVHEIPYRWSAQDLYSLDKMPYIGRMLDGHPNILVATGYKKWGMTTSVVSALLNTKLIMGEETPYEELFTPKRFHADPDIKTFVTEAVSVAGHLVAGKLEITHKDPEELKPDEGSVVRIRGRRAGAYRDAQGALHLVDTTCTHMGCEVGWNEAERSWDCPCHGSRYTYDGEVIEGPAMKALGKVEL
- a CDS encoding DUF4184 family protein; protein product: MPFTFAHPLYIAPLKWLQPSYISLTGLILGSMSPDYEYFIALEPFQSIGHSATGLLFQGIPLSILFACLFHYIIKIPLAEHLPSLYNTDLKTRQWIKMNEHRKFGNLKAAFVFLICVVIGFYSHIGLDAFTHKSGSFVTKYSFLQQTIAGFPVYKLLQHTLSLIGLTLEAWFLINLLKRTKLTTASDRQRPHTKLRYWLLVMLITIITVALKLTFTASTNTIGIIVVSTISGISMGILLSSVRYWILRHYAVRST
- the trhO gene encoding oxygen-dependent tRNA uridine(34) hydroxylase TrhO, yielding MTEQSNYQILLYYKFVNIPDAEQYAADHLAFCKELQLKGRILIADEGINGTVSGTLEQTEQYMRDMHANPLFADMVFKVDPSEGHAFQKIFVRYKKELVTLRYEEPLDPNALSGHRLKPKEFHDYLLRDDVIVLDGRNDYEYDLGHFRNAIRPDVETFKEFPQWIREHMDDFKDKTVLTYCTGGIRCEKLTGVLLNEGFKDVYQLDGGIVTYGKDEEVKGRLFDGKCYVFDERISVPINRTDEDIVVGKCYHCHKPADHYINCGDDTCHRQHIVCEECAESHEGFCSPECQEHEMQRITQG
- a CDS encoding cache domain-containing sensor histidine kinase, which translates into the protein MRTKFILILLMVVTLPFALSGMLTYRKYIGDVEGKTKVFTHQIVDQMRLNLDRYVHDIDRLTVLPFYNNQVMQTLYRHDRKPGPAPYISAEESGIMNLFISALTIDRPEIRSITMFANDGSLFTNLNHTVEPRWSPEEEIWVKSVMAAEGALVILPPHKTGYYYDAPAQEVVSLARLIRDPNTKRHLGMIKVDLKTDGFKEMISVMNYRPSNHIFILDGNNRLLYPLTAQGTALPDFSGTDETVRYGKEHYVISSVTSGETGITVAGLSPVIELRSGARELTAYTALISLVALILAYILSVVMADRLVKPIKYLLFTMRKVQRGSLEVRSTIQNDDEIGQLSAAFNKMLDEVQRLVREVFETKLRERDAELSALQSQMNPHFMYNTLETMNMMALGRNHYELSEVIHSLGNMLRYTVDREVRTVRMRDELEFVESYVDIQSQRLGARLRFQMNVDSSLEKCVVPKLILQPFVENVIEHGLPEHGSIELIVSAQVLDEGLFIDVEDDGIGIPEEIIQKLEDLMYSERWIRTEQERYGDQRKGYALRNVHQRIQILYGTQYGVKVSHNRTRGSRFTLHLPFVWEENVC